The Thermodesulfatator atlanticus DSM 21156 DNA window GCCTTTATAAAGGAGCACTAAATGGGTGAAATCATCGCCATAGTATTGGTAGTGGTGGGCTGGATAGCCATAAATAGGCTTCTCCTGCCCAAGCTAGGAGTACCAACTTGAATGTCTCCTTCATGCTCTCTGGATAAAAAGAGCACCAAAAAAGAGAAAAAGGCTTAGCCCTCTTGGGAAGCTTTTTCTACTTTTGTGGGATAAAGATGGAGATGTGCGGTCTGGCCACGATCTATAGCGACTAGTTCTGTCTCTGCTTTAAATTCATTACCGACGATAATTGCGTTTTTAAGCCAAAAGAAGCCATCTTTGTACGCTTCGAAGGTGCCTTCGTAGCGTGTGCCTGCGCGCGACTGAATTACGACCTTTTGCCCCTTAATCTTTTCGAAAAAGTTGACTTGCGGCGGTGCAGGCGGTTTTTTCTCGGTGTTTTTCTTCAAAACAATCTTTTTCGGCTTCATCATTGTTCCTTTCTCCCCCTCAGCTCCTTGAGCATTTCAATTGCTGTTAGACCTGAAGGATAATAGTTTTCTATCTTCTTTTTAATAGAAAAGCCTGCTTTTTTAAAGAGCTCAAATGCAGGTTTGTTCTCTTGGCCTACATGGGCCCTTAAATATCGATACCCCTTTTTTCGGGCGATCACTTCGGCTTCTTTAACTAAAAATAAGCCCAGGCCCCTTTTTCTCAAGGTAGGCTTCACATAAATAGCTGTTACGTCAAGTGTCTGTTGCCAAAGCGGCAAAAACATAGGCCCAAGCATAATGAACCCCAAAAGCTCGCTTTCCTCTTCAAGGACAAGGCATTTTATCCACGGGTCCCGAAACCATGAAGGTATAATCTCATCATACGGGCCAAAGATCATAAATTCCTTTGAAGCATCACAAATAAAATCAAAGTCTCTTTCTTCGGCTTCTCTAAGTTTCATATTGACGCCTACACAAGCTTAATCTTAAAATTCGGAAAAAGAATCCATTGAGGTGAATAAAATGAAAATTACCTTTTACGGCCACGCAACCTTCAAGATAGTCTCTGATGAAGGCACCCGTATTTTAATAGACCCCTGGCTTGATAATCCCAAAAGACCAGCAGAAAGGGACATAGGCCCCTATGATTTAATTCTTATCACCCACGCCCATGGTGATCACCTGGGCAATGTTTTCGAAATTGCCCGCACAGCCGCCACGGAAGTAGTTTCCATCCAC harbors:
- a CDS encoding GNAT family N-acetyltransferase encodes the protein MKLREAEERDFDFICDASKEFMIFGPYDEIIPSWFRDPWIKCLVLEEESELLGFIMLGPMFLPLWQQTLDVTAIYVKPTLRKRGLGLFLVKEAEVIARKKGYRYLRAHVGQENKPAFELFKKAGFSIKKKIENYYPSGLTAIEMLKELRGRKEQ